A window of bacterium contains these coding sequences:
- a CDS encoding HEPN domain-containing protein, with amino-acid sequence MPISQDPEIPDEIFGFHAQQSDEKMLKAVLAYQGIKFPFTHRLADLIDVSKEQGIVLPKRLEDVRFF; translated from the coding sequence ATTCCTATCAGTCAAGACCCGGAGATTCCTGATGAGATTTTCGGTTTTCATGCTCAACAATCGGATGAGAAGATGCTAAAAGCGGTCTTGGCCTATCAAGGGATTAAATTTCCATTTACTCATCGATTGGCTGACTTGATAGACGTGAGCAAAGAGCAAGGTATTGTTTTACCAAAGAGATTAGAAGATGTGCGTTTTTTTTGA